From Oreochromis niloticus isolate F11D_XX linkage group LG14, O_niloticus_UMD_NMBU, whole genome shotgun sequence, one genomic window encodes:
- the vps26b gene encoding vacuolar protein sorting-associated protein 26B, whose protein sequence is MSFFSFGQSAEIDVVLNDAETRKKVEHKTEDGKKDKYFLFYDGETVSGKVNVTLKNPGKRLEHHGIKIEFVGQIELYYDRGNHHEFVSLVKDLARPGEITQSQTFDFEFTHVEKPYESYTGQNVKLRYFLRATVIRRLNDITKEMDIVVHTLSTYPELNSSIKMEVGIEDCLHIEFEYNKSKYHLKDVIVGKIYFLLVRIKIKHMEIDIIKRETTGTGPSVYHENDTIAKYEIMDGAPVRGESIPIRLFLAGYDLTPTMRDINKKFSVRYYLNLVLIDEEERRYFKQQEITLWRKGDVVRKSMSHQAAIASQRFEGSAASESALEQAAKEESG, encoded by the exons ATGAGTTTCTTTAGTTTTGGTCAAAGCGCAGAAATCGATGTTGTCCTGAATGACGCCGAAACGAGGAAGAAGGTTGAGCACAAAACTGAAGATGGGAAGAAAGACAAATATTTTCTCTTCTACGACGGCGAGACTGTCAGTGGAAAGGTGAATGTGACGCTGAAGAACCCCGGGAAGAGGCTGGAGCACCACGGCATCAAAATTGAATTTGTGGGACAAATAG AATTGTATTATGACAGAGGAAACCATCATGAATTTGTTTCCCTGGTGAAAGATCTCGCAAGACCTGGTGAAATAACTCAGTCCCAGACCTTTGACTTTGAGTTCACTCATGTTGAGAAACCTTACGAGTCCTACACAGGCCAGAATGTCAAGCTAAG atattttcttCGTGCCACGGTGATAAGAAGACTAAATGACATCACTAAAGAGATGGACATTGTGGTCCACACACTGAGCACCTACCCTGAGCTCAACTCCTCCATTAAAATGGAAGTTGGAATTGAGGACTGCCTCCACATCGAGTTTGAGTATAACAAATCCAA gtACCATCTGAAAGATGTAATTGTGGGAAAAATCTATTTCCTGCTGGTGAGAATTAAGATTAAACACATGGAGATTGACATCATCAAACGTGAGACAACAGGCACAGGCCCAAGCGTTTACCACGAAAATGACACTATTGCCAAGTACGAGATCATGGATGGAGCGCCGGTCAGAG GAGAGTCCATCCCCATCCGATTATTCCTGGCTGGATATGATCTGACCCCCACCATGCGAGACATCAACAAGAAGTTCTCGGTGCGCTACTACCTGAACCTGGTTTTGATTGACGAGGAGGAGAGACGCTACTTCAAACAGCAG GAAATCACACTGTGGAGAAAAGGGGACGTGGTGAGGAAGAGCATGTCTCACCAGGCTGCCATTGCCTCTCAGAGGTTCGAAGGATCAGCCGCTTCAGAGAGCGCACTGGAACAGGCTGCAAAAGAGGAGAGCGGGTAG